A stretch of Babylonia areolata isolate BAREFJ2019XMU chromosome 23, ASM4173473v1, whole genome shotgun sequence DNA encodes these proteins:
- the LOC143298234 gene encoding uncharacterized protein LOC143298234, with translation MVLVKSRSGGSGGGGVVEGRVCSVAWQRQHVHHQQTSTRAGIRMAAQGGEALPVVELRPFTKRVWRREKSLPNLADQPDVKGDTATDTSSRNGGILPPPNIGHFIRELREQRRVKDAPRVTADRLRLKLHPKADFSFDGDTLAEHRQDLIPSFVSRQDRSKSSLGEDGGAAGTGPVGAGSNAGGGGGVVGGGGGGGGGGGEDAADNRPGAQDPAGGVLVRESSNLMTAYTRDKPLHHQSMCLMGDKIPVGLPGRRHLAYLNPFPGHRQRQAWNVMRLENSPTGVSPRQKVNISFVARDGRPFPVNARDHLPPSQDLVLSGSLLHSTGVRPHQPPSRQRQTSPHKFNQKLGAARDSFLVLNKTGAPTVVEQNLSFDHEVRLDRCRRERSFAALSYISEMTAMAPAHFLSCDSQPTPGEAVLMKAREANRPHDRRPSVPRRKGLDRSLVTLPAFTRHHTFFQGRAMDLSPTSNQSEHGDSDVMSSPGTPVDASSRLVDPMGPALQTLAPTIQRLPLHSDVHRTTYRDSHKAAAARDSVPLPAADNLALLQADVVSLVDSTDEYHRPLSDTAATETVHVRNDQTPMSADNRARLLPRYDAYLEVIQTDREHAPPCVDSHAENGVLFQDNDPLRAAQGDSGAEAANTETDDSHSNSLNHHPASLSLTGGPGPLKSEGEGSEAHPRMKDSSGRNVSTSDPTRSVKADVAHSVKLDSDVTAAEKQQCEPAQQQVNCHVSPAARHSERNHHQTQLPDGSTATTLKDTDKRESTEERGPKSDSVIREGHTPESKGSGMDLDDSHKEPASNRLSVCNSVASKPTSKIIENQQDTAAQHPGVAGDDTAQQEGVPNGHLTANVTADSKVVLHMPFIDGNQTAESQHNENRTNQANTSMTELSSINTSIENIFSSDQTAAGKTPQKENDAKGDSEAVVGGTSSADSSRALARSGTNQSSNEHTPIDRERKPIERTITDTEQTPTDSEHKPDKHTPIGSERKPTGNEHAPTPSSNPETGTSGRGNEDGERDVQSAVDTTATVSTVDNAQCGDNYDASKTFLTTANVESEDWQDIMAV, from the coding sequence GTGTGGCGACGCGAGAAGAGCCTGCCCAACTTGGCAGACCAGCCGGACGTGAAGGGGGACACCGCCACCGACACCTCCTCCCGCAACGGCGGCATCCTCCCGCCGCCCAACATCGGCCACTTCATCCGGGAGCTGAGGGAGCAGCGGCGGGTCAAGGACGCGCCCCGGGTCACCGCGGACCGCCTCCGCCTCAAGCTGCACCCCAAAGCGGACTTCAGCTTCGACGGTGACACCCTGGCCGAGCACAGGCAGGACCTGATTCCCAGCTTCGTGTCCAGGCAGGACAGGTCCAAGTCCTCGCTAGGGGAGGACGGCGGAGCGGCGGGGACGGGACCTGTTGGAGCAGGGAGCAacgctgggggtggtggtggggttgttggcggtggtggtggtggtggtggtggcggtggtgaagaCGCCGCCGACAACAGACCGGGGGCTCAGGACCCGGCAGGGGGCGTCCTGGTGCGGGAGTCCAGCAACCTGATGACGGCCTACACGCGGGACAAGCCGCTGCACCACCAGAGCATGTGTCTAATGGGCGACAAGATACCCGTGGGCCTCCCAGGGCGCCGCCACCTGGCCTACCTCAACCCCTTCCCCGGGCACCGCCAGCGGCAGGCCTGGAACGTGATGCGGCTGGAGAACTCCCCGACAGGCGTCAGCCCGCGCCAGAAAGTCAACATCTCCTTCGTGGCGCGGGACGGGCGGCCGTTCCCGGTGAACGCCAGAGACCACCTGCCGCCGTCCCAGGACCTGGTTCTGTCGGGCAGCCTGCTGCACAGCACGGGGGTCAGGCCCCATCAGCCGCCCTCCCGCCAGAGACAGACCAGCCCCCACAAGTTCAACCAGAAGCTGGGGGCGGCCCGGGACTCCTTCCTCGTGCTCAacaagacaggggctcccacggTGGTGGAGCAGAACCTGTCCTTCGACCACGAGGTTCGTCTGGACCGCTGCCGGCGGGAGAGGAGCTTCGCCGCCCTGTCCTACATCAGTGAGATGACCGCCATGGCCCCCGCGCACTTCCTGTCCTGCGACTCCCAGCCCACCCCGGGTGAAGCTGTGCTCATGAAGGCTCGGGAAGCCAACAGGCCACATGACAGACGGCCCTCAGTCCCCAGGAGGAAGGGACTGGACAGGTCTCTGGTCACGCTGCCCGCCTTCACCCGACATCACACCTTCTTCCAAGGTCGCGCCATGGACCTCAGTCCCACCTCCAACCAATCTGAGCACGGCGATTCCGACGTGATGAGTTCTCCGGGAACACCAGTGGACGCTTCGTCCAGACTGGTGGACCCCATGGGACCTGCCCTGCAGACCTTGGCGCCGACCATCCAGCGACTGCCCCTGCACAGTGATGTGCACAGAACCACCTACAGGGACTCGCACAAGGCGGCCGCTGCACGGGACTCTGTTCCCCTTCCTGCTGCCGACAACCTGGCCCTGCTTCAAGCGGACGTGGTCTCTCTGGTGGACTCCACTGACGAGTACCACCGTCCGCTGAGCGACACCGCCGCCACGGAAACTGTGCACGTGAGAAACGACCAGACGCCCATGTCGGCGGACAACAGAGCCCGGCTGCTGCCCCGGTACGACGCCTACCTGGAGGtgattcagacagacagggagcacGCCCCGCCATGTGTGGACAGTCACGCTGAGAATGGCGTTCTCTTCCAGGACAATGACCCACTGCGGGCGGCGCAGGGAGACTCTGGTGCTGAAGCAGCAAACACTGAAACGGACGACAGTCATTCCAACAGCTTGAATCATCATCCCGCTTCCCTGTCCTTGACTGGCGGGCCAGGACCCCTGAAGAGTGAAGGTGAGGGCAGTGAAGCACATCCACGGATGAAGGACTCCTCCGGAAGAAACGTGTCAACGTCAGATCCCACGCGGTCTGTAAAAGCTGATGTCGCTCACTCTGTAAAACTTGACAGTGACGTGACAGCTGCGGAGAAGCAGCAGTGCGAACCTGCCCAGCAACAGGTGAACTGTCACGTGTCTCCTGCCGCGCGTCATTCAGAAAGAAACCATCACCAAACTCAGCTCCCTGACGGCTCGACAGCAACGACGCTGAAAGACACAGATAAGAGAGAAAGCACAGAAGAGCGGGGACCCAAATCAGACTCCGTTATACGAGAGGGTCACACTCCAGAGAGTAAAGGAAGCGGGATGGATCTTGATGATTCTCACAAAGAGCCTGCTTCAAATCGCTTGAGTGTCTGCAACTCGGTGGCATCAAAACCAACTTCAAAAATAATAGAAAATCAACAAGACACAGCAGCACAACACCCTGGTGTAGCAGGTGACGATACAGCACAACAAGAAGGGGTGCCGAACGGACATTTGACTGCAAACGTCACAGCAGACAGCAAGGTGGTCCTCCACATGCCCTTCATCGACGGTAATCAAACCGCGGAATCACAGCACAACGAAAACAGAACAAACCAAGCAAACACATCAATGACAGAACTTTCCAGCATCAACACCTCGATAGAGAACATCTTTAGCAGTGACCAGACCGCTGCCGGAAAGACCCCCCAGAAAGAGAATGACGCCAAGGGAGATTCAGAGGCTGTTGTCGGGGGTACTTCGTCTGCTGACAGTTCGAGAGCCTTGGCTCGGTCAGGAACAAACCAGAGCTCTAATGAGCACACACCCATCGACAGAGAACGTAAACCCATTGAGCGAACGATCACTGACAccgaacaaacacccactgacagtGAACACAAACCCGATAAACACACCCCCATTGGTAGTGAGCGAAAACCAACAGGTAATGAGCACGCTCCAACCCCCAGCAGCAATCCGGAGACCGGCACCAGTGGCCGAGGCAACGAGGACGgtgagagagacgtacagagtgCGGTGGACACCACGGCCACAGTCAGCACCGTGGACAACGCTCAGTGTGGTGACAACTACGATGCTTCCAAGACCTTCCTCACCACAGCCAACGTGGAGTCTGAAGACTGGCAGGACATCATGGCCGTCTGA